One window of the Bombus affinis isolate iyBomAffi1 chromosome 10, iyBomAffi1.2, whole genome shotgun sequence genome contains the following:
- the LOC126920958 gene encoding homeobox protein PKNOX2-like isoform X1, whose protein sequence is MQEGSTAVALAMVTPGYDQDPASGVADYTTHQDQAQFEADKRAVYKHPLFPLLALLFERCEQATQSSDNSTSESFNMDIQAFVQHQERDRKPFLINDPEIDGLMIKAIQVLRIHLLELEKVQELCKDFCNRYITCLKGKMQSENLLRSDYSHHGHDMGPSSGSNGSSPLQVLSSTGNDVESGANGFRVSRGDTLSENGGASQLAAQEETGNDRPPSVRSSSTAQRSIRSSSQDHDDPLSPSTVHGSTPLSQIGAHSCAPVNDIYLGQDDMDYVNIGDRIYLEEVGYWGLLALQERENEYVDVGDANDEKYFDITVAGSPSPAPSEDEDEGCGTGTATSNHSSSGHGGNHSSVKKGRQKRGVLPKQATSIMRTWLFEHLVHPYPTEDEKRQIAGQTNLTLLQVNNWFINARRRILQPMLDGAGADSIQRAGKRHKVSKHVVQHQQVQQQQGGGWQSEDSGSDSGSSDGEGGADRSKDGNDSDEDDLH, encoded by the exons ATGCAAGAGGGTAGCACCGCCGTGGCGCTAGCGATGGTGACTCCTGGCTACGATCAGGACCCTGCAAGTGGGGTTGCCGATTACACGACTCATCAAGATCAAGCTCAGTTCGAGGCAGACAAGAGGGCAGTCTATAAACATCCCCTTTTCCCATTGCTCGCGTTACTCTTCGAAAGATGCGAACAAGCTACACAGAGTTCGGACAACTCGACGTCCGAAAGCTTCAACATGGACATACAGGCCTTCGTCCAACACCAAGAAAGAGACCGAAAGCCTTTCCTAATCAATGACCCCGAAATTGACGGTTTG ATGATCAAAGCGATACAGGTGCTGCGGATTCACCTACTCGAGCTGGAAAAAGTGCAGGAACTGTGCAAGGACTTTTGCAACAGGTACATCACGTGCCTGAAGGGCAAGATGCAGAGCGAGAATCTGCTACGCAGCGATTACAGTCACCATGGACACGATATGGGTCCATCGAGTGGCAGCAACGGAAGCAGTCCTTTGCAG GTGCTGTCTTCTACAGGCAATGATGTTGAGTCGGGAGCTAACGGATTCAGAGTGAGCAGAGGCGACACCCTGTCGGAGAACGGTGGTGCGAGTCAGTTGGCTGCGCAAGAGGAAACCGGTAACGACAGGCCGCCGTCGGTGCGATCATCTTCCACTGCTCAGCGCTCGATCAGATCCTCCAGCCAGGACCATGACGATCCACTGTCACCTTCCACGGTACACGGGAGCACACCACTTTCACAAATTGGGGCTCATTCCTGTGCACCAGTCAACGATATCTATCTTGGTCAAG ATGATATGGACTATGTGAATATTGGCGACAGAATATATTTAGAAGAGGTTGGTTATTGGGGCCTCCTTGCCTTGCAAGAGCGTGAAAATGAATACGTCGATGTCGGGGATGCGAATGACGAAAAGTATTTTG ATATTACTGTGGCTGGCTCTCCTTCGCCTGCACCAAGTGAGGACGAAGACGAGGGATGTGGCACTGGTACTGCTACTTCCAATCACAGTAGTAGTGGTCATGGAGGTAATCATAGCAGCGTTAAGAAAGGAAGACAAAAGCGGGGCGTCTTACCTAAACAAGCTACAAGCATTATGCGAACTTGGCTCTTTGAACATTTAGTT CATCCATACCCTACGGAGGATGAGAAGCGTCAAATAGCGGGCCAAACGAACTTAACGTTGCTACAAGTCAATAATTGGTTCATCAATGCTCGTCGAAGAATCCTTCAGCCAATGCTCGACGGTGCCGGAGCGGATTCGATACAGCGAGCCGGGAAACGTCACAAGGTATCGAAACACGTGGTGCAACACCAACAGGTGCAACAGCAACAAGGCGGTGGCTGGCAGTCTGAAGATTCTGGTAGTGATTCCGGCTCCAGCGACGGTGAGGGAGGTGCCGATAGATCGAAAGATGGTAACGATAGCGACGAAGATGATCTTCACTGA
- the LOC126920958 gene encoding homeobox protein PKNOX2-like isoform X2, whose protein sequence is MQEGSTAVALAMVTPGYDQDPASGVADYTTHQDQAQFEADKRAVYKHPLFPLLALLFERCEQATQSSDNSTSESFNMDIQAFVQHQERDRKPFLINDPEIDGLMIKAIQVLRIHLLELEKVQELCKDFCNRYITCLKGKMQSENLLRSDYSHHGHDMGPSSGSNGSSPLQVLSSTGNDVESGANGFRVSRGDTLSENGGASQLAAQEETGNDRPPSVRSSSTAQRSIRSSSQDHDDPLSPSTVHGSTPLSQIGAHSCAPVNDIYLGQDITVAGSPSPAPSEDEDEGCGTGTATSNHSSSGHGGNHSSVKKGRQKRGVLPKQATSIMRTWLFEHLVHPYPTEDEKRQIAGQTNLTLLQVNNWFINARRRILQPMLDGAGADSIQRAGKRHKVSKHVVQHQQVQQQQGGGWQSEDSGSDSGSSDGEGGADRSKDGNDSDEDDLH, encoded by the exons ATGCAAGAGGGTAGCACCGCCGTGGCGCTAGCGATGGTGACTCCTGGCTACGATCAGGACCCTGCAAGTGGGGTTGCCGATTACACGACTCATCAAGATCAAGCTCAGTTCGAGGCAGACAAGAGGGCAGTCTATAAACATCCCCTTTTCCCATTGCTCGCGTTACTCTTCGAAAGATGCGAACAAGCTACACAGAGTTCGGACAACTCGACGTCCGAAAGCTTCAACATGGACATACAGGCCTTCGTCCAACACCAAGAAAGAGACCGAAAGCCTTTCCTAATCAATGACCCCGAAATTGACGGTTTG ATGATCAAAGCGATACAGGTGCTGCGGATTCACCTACTCGAGCTGGAAAAAGTGCAGGAACTGTGCAAGGACTTTTGCAACAGGTACATCACGTGCCTGAAGGGCAAGATGCAGAGCGAGAATCTGCTACGCAGCGATTACAGTCACCATGGACACGATATGGGTCCATCGAGTGGCAGCAACGGAAGCAGTCCTTTGCAG GTGCTGTCTTCTACAGGCAATGATGTTGAGTCGGGAGCTAACGGATTCAGAGTGAGCAGAGGCGACACCCTGTCGGAGAACGGTGGTGCGAGTCAGTTGGCTGCGCAAGAGGAAACCGGTAACGACAGGCCGCCGTCGGTGCGATCATCTTCCACTGCTCAGCGCTCGATCAGATCCTCCAGCCAGGACCATGACGATCCACTGTCACCTTCCACGGTACACGGGAGCACACCACTTTCACAAATTGGGGCTCATTCCTGTGCACCAGTCAACGATATCTATCTTGGTCAAG ATATTACTGTGGCTGGCTCTCCTTCGCCTGCACCAAGTGAGGACGAAGACGAGGGATGTGGCACTGGTACTGCTACTTCCAATCACAGTAGTAGTGGTCATGGAGGTAATCATAGCAGCGTTAAGAAAGGAAGACAAAAGCGGGGCGTCTTACCTAAACAAGCTACAAGCATTATGCGAACTTGGCTCTTTGAACATTTAGTT CATCCATACCCTACGGAGGATGAGAAGCGTCAAATAGCGGGCCAAACGAACTTAACGTTGCTACAAGTCAATAATTGGTTCATCAATGCTCGTCGAAGAATCCTTCAGCCAATGCTCGACGGTGCCGGAGCGGATTCGATACAGCGAGCCGGGAAACGTCACAAGGTATCGAAACACGTGGTGCAACACCAACAGGTGCAACAGCAACAAGGCGGTGGCTGGCAGTCTGAAGATTCTGGTAGTGATTCCGGCTCCAGCGACGGTGAGGGAGGTGCCGATAGATCGAAAGATGGTAACGATAGCGACGAAGATGATCTTCACTGA
- the LOC126920957 gene encoding TLR4 interactor with leucine rich repeats-like: MNYRFFVIFIFTFVTVECQNVANNANATNTDATMDVETTNLEEEISKPKLPRLCTVCNCKDDIIDCDDRNLTHHFEGEEFPNKKIKTASFKGNLLVHVKPFPKIEISELSLQKNQIMRIDPGAFKEIINLAVLDLSHNQLTTENLKPNVFEGKFSPDAYEPLGRLLVLNLAHNMLHSLHQDLFEHIESLKVLNLSWNLFSRIDERTSIAISSLPHLEELDMSYCGLKTLSDVHFYSSRSLRNLILSGNLFTSVPKAFEETTMLEVLYLDENPIQIINHLQPFPLIPNLKELSLCCMPHLTTIGPYAFSGLTSLERLRIENCPKLESIDDYALATQNNSEAPVWPPLKKLDLSDNALRYLPQQLVARWDWLEKLDLMNNKWSCDCNNQYLIGTLLPIYGRKLMGEELDSLTCAFPPEHAGKNLSSLSHRSLRCLDLNNARPERDATILIGVLVGLLLAIPVCLTIFLFWRRGFFFCGTAGPATFSRAFYKRATDDDEF, translated from the exons ATGAATTACCgatttttcgttatttttattttcacctTTGTGACCGTTGAGTGCCAAAACGTTGCCAATAATGCAAACGCAACAAATACGGATGCAACTATGGATGTTGAAACTACCAATTTGGAGGAGGAAATATCTAAGCCGAAACTTCCACGTTTGTGCACCGTCTGCAATTGTAAAG ATGATATCATAGATTGTGACGACAGAAATTTGACCCACCACTTCGAGGGCGAAGAATTTcccaataaaaaaataaaaacagcGTCGTTCAAAGGGAATTTATTGGTTCACGTGAAACCATTCCCAAAAATAGAAATTAGCGAACTGTCGCTGCAGAAGAACCAAATCATGAGAATCGATCCTGGAGCCTTTAAAGAGATAATTAATCTTGCCGTGTTAGATCTGAGTCATAATCAACTTACGACGGAAAACTTAAAACCTAACGTGTTTGAG GGCAAATTTTCACCAGATGCTTACGAACCATTGGGGAGGCTACTGGTCTTAAATTTGGCTCACAACATGCTCCATTCGTTGCATCAAGATCTTTTCgagcacatagaaagtctgaAGGTGTTGAACCTTTCCTGGAATCTGTTCTCGAGAATCGACGAACGTACGTCCATTGCGATCAGCTCTCTTCCGCATCTGGAAGAGTTAGACATGAGTTACTGTGGCCTAAAGACACTTTCGGACGTTCATTTCTACTCGTCTAG GTCCCTTAGGAACCTCATCTTAAGCGGAAATCTATTTACATCTGTCCCGAAAGCCTTCGAGGAAACAACGATGCTCGAGGTGCTTTACCTGGACGAAAATCCAATTCAAATTATCAATCATTTGCAACCGTTTCCACTTATTCCAAATCTGAAGGAGTTAAGCCTCTGTTGCATGCCCCATTTGACGACCATTGGACCATATGCCTTTTCAGGCTTGACGTCTCTCGAGCGTCTTCGTATAGAAAACTGTCCAAAACTGGAATCGATCGATGATTACGCTCTTGCCACGCAG AATAACTCTGAGGCACCTGTGTGGCCGCCACTAAAGAAACTCGATTTATCGGATAACGCCCTGCGATATTTGCCTCAGCAATTGGTAGCAAGATGGGACTGGCTTGAAAAATTGGATCTGATGAACAACAAATGGAGCTGCGATTGCAATAATCAATATCTG ATCGGCACGTTGCTGCCAATATACGGGAGGAAGCTCATGGGAGAAGAGCTGGATTCACTCACCTGTGCTTTCCCGCCGGAACACGCTGGCAAGAACTTGTCTTCGTTATCCCATCGAAGCTTGCGTTGCTTGGACTTAAACAATGCAAGACCGGAAAGGGACGCGACGATCCTCATCGGCGTATTGGTCGGTCTATTGCTGGCCATTCCAGTCTGCCTGACGATTTTCCTTTTCTGGCGTCGTGGCTTCTTCTTCTGCGGCACTGCAGGACCCGCCACCTTCTCACGAGCTTTCTACAAGAGAGCCACGGACGACGATGAATTCTGA
- the LOC126920965 gene encoding brain-specific homeobox protein homolog, with amino-acid sequence MQSTCQQQQAQPGQNGTSASRTSFLIEDILSRGTAPPHSHHQLHHQHLTSSHGVQHQQYQQFASLLPGYPSAPPTATFFLGPLFGNTAMGVGVVPGVTELAALKHCRRRKARTVFSDQQLAGLEARFEVQRYLSTPERVELAAALHLSETQVKTWFQNRRMKHKKQLRKLNTSAGSNGNQNSNQQCTGQSVSVTSPAERPVDFSLSGGRESRASSDAPVDSDDDEIDVLGDETPSPTRTGNIHVSRRAGSPTSFHQITYRHSVSLSHQPQHGQAIQRQHR; translated from the exons atgcagtCCACTTGTCAGCAACAACAGGCCCAGCCAGGTCAGAATGGAACTTCCGCGAGCAGAACATCGTTTTTGATAGAAGATATCCTGAGTCGTGGAACCGCTCCACCGCATTCTCATCATCAACTTCATCATCAACACCTGACGTCCAGTCACGGAGTACAACATCAGCAATACCAGCAATTCGCCAGTTTATTACCTGGTTATCCTTCTGCACCGCCTACGGCAACCTTCTTCCTGGGACCACTTTTTGGTAACACGGCGATGGGGGTTGGCGTGGTACCGGGAGTTACTGAACTTGCGGCCTTGAAGCACTGCCGTCGACGAAAGGCACGAACA GTGTTCAGCGATCAACAATTAGCGGGTTTGGAAGCTAGATTCGAGGTGCAGAGGTACCTGAGTACACCGGAGAGGGTAGAGCTCGCGGCGGCTCTTCATCTCTCGGAGACCCAAGTGAAAACGTGGTTTCAAAATCGCCGGATGAAGCACAAGAAACAATTGAGGAAATTGAACACCAGCGCTGGAAGCAATGGTAACCAGAATTCTAATCAGCAATGCACCGGTCAATCCGTTTCCGTTACATCGCCTGCCG AACGACCGGTGGATTTCTCTCTGAGCGGCGGGCGAGAATCACGGGCGAGCAGTGACGCGCCGGTAGACTCCGACGACGATGAAATCGACGTTCTAGGTGACGAGACGCCATCGCCAACGCGAACAGGCAATATTCACGTCTCTAGGCGTGCCGGTTCACCGACGAGTTTTCATCAGATCACGTATCGTCATTCGGTTAGCTTGTCTCATCAACCCCAACACGGACAAGCTATTCAACGCCAACATCGCTGA